A portion of the Litorimonas taeanensis genome contains these proteins:
- a CDS encoding ABC transporter ATP-binding protein, giving the protein MLSIRAINKRFGDVHALNNVSLDLKPGLFGLLGPNGAGKSTLMRTLATLQKPDEGTITYNGVNIVDNPDVMRSTLGYLPQDFGVYPRMSALALLDHIAILKGITNKKAREEQIMALLENVNLITHRTASVATYSGGMRQRFGVAQALLGNPKVLIVDEPTAGLDPFERQRFLDLLSEAGENKIILLSTHIVEDVRDLCPDMAIMGKGQIIARGAPESLIDKIRGKVWRKTIEKSELDAIKDAHKFLNSRYLMGGVVVSILSESSPGAEWEKGEETLEDGYFAYLNGHVVDTPALRAV; this is encoded by the coding sequence ATGCTTTCAATTCGTGCGATTAATAAACGCTTCGGTGATGTTCACGCCTTGAACAATGTCAGTTTGGACCTGAAGCCGGGCTTATTTGGTCTGCTAGGGCCGAATGGCGCTGGCAAGTCGACCTTGATGCGGACTCTGGCGACACTGCAAAAGCCTGATGAAGGGACAATCACTTATAATGGCGTCAATATCGTGGATAATCCTGACGTCATGCGCTCCACGCTCGGCTATTTGCCGCAAGATTTTGGGGTTTACCCCCGCATGAGTGCCTTGGCCCTCTTAGATCACATTGCGATATTAAAAGGGATTACGAATAAAAAAGCGCGTGAAGAACAAATTATGGCCCTGCTTGAAAATGTGAACTTGATTACACATCGCACGGCTTCTGTTGCGACCTATTCTGGCGGCATGCGTCAGCGTTTCGGTGTGGCGCAAGCCTTGCTCGGAAATCCAAAGGTTTTAATCGTAGATGAACCGACCGCTGGGCTAGACCCGTTTGAGCGTCAACGCTTTCTCGATTTATTATCCGAAGCAGGCGAAAATAAAATTATCCTGCTCTCGACACATATTGTCGAAGATGTCCGCGATCTCTGCCCTGATATGGCAATTATGGGGAAGGGCCAGATTATCGCCCGCGGCGCCCCCGAAAGCCTGATCGACAAAATTCGGGGTAAGGTCTGGCGTAAGACAATAGAAAAATCTGAATTAGACGCGATCAAAGACGCGCATAAATTCCTCAATTCCCGTTATTTAATGGGCGGTGTTGTCGTTTCTATATTGTCTGAAAGCTCTCCTGGGGCGGAATGGGAAAAAGGTGAGGAAACGCTGGAGGATGGTTACTTCGCGTATTTGAACGGCCATGTTGTTGACACTCCTGCTCTAAGAGCTGTCTAA
- the gspE gene encoding type II secretion system ATPase GspE: MTEIATLPRLTYSFARLQGVLVVADDEGLPLILHRPQASLEALLEARRAVGHPLAKQEVSPSVFEAALSKAYAQSDLSSASEDAIGGEDLSALADGLPKTSDLLDNSDDAPVIRLINGILQEAIRARASDIHIEPYEQRLSVRFRIDGTLQERLSLPARLAAVLVSRVKVMAQLDIAQKRVPQDGRFSLNLGQRAIDVRVSTLPSRHGERLVMRILEKDSTRLALPELGMDAPMLSAFASALARPNGIILVTGPTGSGKTTTLYGALSDLNDGSRNILTVEDPVEYALDGIGQTQVNSSIGMSFAAGLRAILRQDPDVVMVGEIRDPETAEIAVQASLTGHLVLSTVHTNSAIAAIARLRDMGVEPFLLASTITALVAQRLVRELCPNCKVPHQATTAELEELGLPNKPTTIYAAKGCSECQDIGFRGRLGLYEMVVMDDTLRAMIHDGASEADMTAHAFNKRETLLQSGAQAVLAGQTTPEEVLRVCKAKTAESI; the protein is encoded by the coding sequence ATGACTGAAATCGCGACATTACCTAGACTGACTTATAGCTTCGCGCGTTTGCAAGGCGTCTTAGTCGTTGCGGATGATGAAGGCTTGCCCCTTATTCTCCACCGCCCACAAGCCAGCCTTGAGGCGCTATTAGAGGCAAGGCGCGCCGTGGGGCACCCTTTGGCTAAACAAGAGGTCAGCCCCTCTGTATTTGAGGCCGCGCTTTCAAAAGCCTATGCACAAAGTGATTTATCGAGCGCCTCTGAAGACGCCATTGGCGGCGAAGACCTTTCGGCTTTGGCGGATGGGCTCCCTAAAACATCTGACCTGCTTGATAATTCTGATGACGCCCCTGTCATCCGCCTTATCAATGGGATTTTACAAGAAGCGATCCGGGCGCGGGCTTCGGATATTCATATAGAGCCCTATGAACAGCGCCTTTCGGTTCGCTTTCGGATTGATGGCACGCTGCAAGAACGGCTCAGCCTACCCGCGCGCCTTGCCGCCGTCTTGGTGAGCCGTGTCAAAGTTATGGCACAGCTCGACATTGCCCAGAAACGTGTCCCGCAAGATGGACGGTTCTCATTGAATTTGGGTCAACGCGCGATTGACGTCAGGGTATCCACCCTGCCTTCGCGCCATGGTGAACGCCTTGTGATGCGGATATTGGAAAAAGACAGCACACGCTTAGCCTTACCCGAACTGGGTATGGACGCGCCTATGCTGTCTGCCTTTGCCTCTGCACTCGCAAGGCCAAATGGCATTATCCTTGTGACGGGCCCAACAGGTTCTGGTAAGACAACGACACTCTACGGAGCGCTTTCGGATTTAAATGACGGGTCACGTAATATCCTCACGGTTGAAGACCCCGTAGAATATGCGCTGGACGGCATTGGACAAACGCAGGTCAACAGCTCGATTGGTATGAGCTTCGCCGCAGGACTTCGCGCAATTTTGCGCCAAGATCCTGACGTTGTGATGGTGGGGGAAATTCGCGACCCTGAAACAGCAGAAATCGCGGTGCAGGCCTCTTTGACAGGGCATCTTGTTTTATCAACCGTCCATACAAATTCTGCTATCGCCGCGATTGCACGGCTTCGTGACATGGGGGTTGAGCCGTTTTTATTGGCCAGCACCATAACGGCCTTGGTTGCACAGCGCCTTGTCCGAGAACTCTGCCCCAATTGCAAAGTCCCGCATCAGGCAACAACGGCTGAACTAGAAGAACTCGGACTGCCAAACAAGCCAACCACGATTTACGCTGCAAAAGGTTGCTCTGAGTGCCAAGACATTGGCTTCCGCGGACGCCTAGGCCTTTATGAAATGGTTGTTATGGACGACACATTACGCGCCATGATTCATGACGGAGCCTCAGAAGCAGACATGACGGCTCATGCCTTTAACAAACGCGAGACCTTATTGCAAAGTGGAGCGCAAGCCGTTCTAGCTGGGCAAACCACCCCCGAAGAAGTTCTCCGTGTCTGCAAAGCCAAAACGGCAGAGAGTATATAG